One window of the Oceanicoccus sp. KOV_DT_Chl genome contains the following:
- a CDS encoding sulfotransferase domain-containing protein, whose protein sequence is MSNKSHVVVAGYSRSGTTMFYNMLRHAVDNYAFLDKETPVLSLLGSEGNVVSKRPLDIFDIDKIPQANVHKKDVHLIVLVRDIRSIMTSRHQGVANDYFIGYDYQYFISANKAPQYINPGIIKTHNAIFKAYETKACKNILFVKFEDLVSDPASIQQRLGCELDFTYKDSFEDFHQGTIPAQLQAPLNSIRSVDKTRIDSWREEKHKQRVLSQFSRCPALFDILIQYGYELDRSWFEEYASG, encoded by the coding sequence ATGAGTAATAAGTCTCATGTTGTAGTGGCAGGATATTCCCGCTCAGGAACAACAATGTTTTACAACATGCTTCGACATGCTGTTGATAATTATGCTTTTCTGGATAAGGAAACGCCAGTTTTATCCCTGCTTGGGAGTGAGGGTAATGTTGTAAGTAAGCGTCCTCTAGATATTTTTGATATTGACAAGATCCCCCAAGCCAATGTGCATAAAAAAGATGTTCATCTTATTGTTTTGGTTAGAGATATTAGGTCGATAATGACGTCCCGTCACCAAGGCGTAGCCAATGATTATTTTATTGGCTACGACTATCAATATTTCATATCCGCTAATAAGGCTCCTCAATATATTAATCCGGGAATTATTAAAACTCATAATGCAATTTTTAAGGCCTATGAGACTAAAGCCTGCAAGAATATTTTATTTGTTAAGTTTGAAGACCTTGTTTCGGATCCGGCTAGTATTCAGCAAAGATTAGGGTGTGAGCTGGATTTTACTTATAAAGATAGCTTTGAGGATTTTCATCAGGGTACTATCCCTGCGCAGTTACAGGCACCGTTAAATTCTATTCGTTCGGTAGATAAGACGCGAATTGATAGCTGGCGTGAGGAAAAACATAAACAGCGTGTGCTTTCACAGTTTAGTAGATGCCCGGCGCTTTTTGATATATTGATTCAGTATGGATATGAATTGGATCGCTCTTGGTTTGAAGAGTATGCCAGCGGTTAG
- a CDS encoding glycosyltransferase, which translates to MKCAVITPIGPGHSDLYREMKKSVEEAFKNSRGEFSSIELVSIDDTQAKLGRSTARNNGVKKASKLGCDWIFFLDADDLMLPNAFKDVSPYLASHDGIWGLISELSPDATKANIRLPQLPHINTIEELVLHDPFITLQMGHFIKTEIALTVPFDKDMDTGEDFKYYLDVWRKNKCIKQNKIFFANRRGSHSTGPRSADGHQWRVQVEALLAKEKQRINNQGRLKKSNEIIAGCSISIATLVKDMADISIDQCIELSKTYPINDDISLELEGKSISFHCNNDDVLLLNNFWRKSSTLMQVLTSIKELSQSRVVYNIGSYTGVFDIVMAAISNASVVSFEPNNWAYERCKKNIKLNNLGEYIKCFKALPASTSAPVEWSVKEQSENMPIVINAARDRDSIDRGIDSVDIISIVDDGDTAPPDLILLSKGMPAASILRSLRPLIAQFTPDIFIEVEPRSGLATGLLLEAIFPEGCSYVTMEVDLLSGEISPALGAVSSEGAKWFLLRSL; encoded by the coding sequence ATGAAGTGTGCTGTTATTACTCCCATCGGTCCAGGTCACAGTGACCTCTATAGGGAAATGAAAAAATCTGTAGAAGAGGCTTTCAAAAATTCGCGGGGCGAATTTTCCTCTATAGAATTAGTCAGCATCGACGATACACAGGCTAAATTGGGCCGTTCAACCGCGCGAAACAATGGGGTTAAAAAGGCCTCGAAGTTAGGTTGTGATTGGATATTTTTTTTGGATGCTGACGATTTAATGCTTCCAAACGCATTTAAAGATGTTTCTCCGTACTTGGCCAGTCATGACGGGATATGGGGGCTGATTTCCGAGTTAAGCCCTGATGCTACAAAAGCCAATATTCGGTTACCGCAATTACCTCATATAAATACTATTGAAGAGTTGGTGTTACATGACCCTTTCATAACTTTGCAAATGGGCCATTTTATTAAAACCGAAATTGCCCTCACGGTTCCTTTCGATAAAGATATGGATACGGGTGAGGACTTTAAATACTATTTGGATGTTTGGCGAAAAAATAAATGCATTAAGCAAAATAAAATATTTTTTGCCAATCGAAGGGGGAGTCATTCGACAGGACCAAGATCAGCAGATGGGCATCAGTGGCGGGTTCAGGTTGAAGCATTATTAGCTAAAGAAAAACAGCGGATCAATAACCAAGGACGGTTGAAGAAAAGCAATGAAATAATCGCTGGCTGCTCAATATCAATAGCCACGTTAGTAAAAGATATGGCTGATATTTCTATTGATCAATGCATAGAGCTTTCAAAAACTTATCCGATTAATGATGATATAAGCCTTGAGCTTGAAGGTAAGTCGATATCATTTCATTGCAATAATGATGATGTTTTGTTGTTAAATAATTTTTGGCGAAAAAGTAGCACGTTGATGCAAGTTTTAACGAGCATTAAAGAGCTAAGTCAGTCTAGGGTTGTTTATAATATAGGTTCTTATACAGGTGTCTTTGACATAGTTATGGCCGCTATATCTAATGCTTCAGTTGTCTCTTTTGAGCCCAATAATTGGGCTTATGAACGATGTAAGAAAAATATTAAGCTAAATAATCTGGGCGAATATATCAAGTGTTTTAAGGCTTTGCCAGCTTCTACGTCGGCACCGGTTGAGTGGAGTGTTAAAGAACAATCGGAAAATATGCCGATTGTAATTAATGCTGCTAGAGATAGAGACTCTATTGATCGTGGTATTGATTCTGTAGATATTATATCTATTGTGGATGATGGGGATACCGCTCCGCCGGACTTAATTTTGTTATCGAAAGGAATGCCTGCAGCATCTATCTTGAGGTCATTGCGGCCGCTGATTGCCCAGTTTACTCCAGATATTTTCATTGAAGTTGAGCCGCGCTCAGGTTTGGCCACCGGCTTGTTATTAGAAGCCATTTTTCCTGAAGGCTGCTCTTATGTGACTATGGAGGTTGATTTGCTTAGTGGTGAAATTAGTCCGGCCTTGGGGGCAGTTTCTAGTGAGGGTGCAAAATGGTTTTTGTTAAGAAGTCTTTAG
- a CDS encoding tetratricopeptide repeat-containing glycosyltransferase family protein: MRDAHTKAMELIEIGEKYNPDNLVVQSVKGVVLNRMERFEDSIPIFESLLEKDTSGDRHFHALLGLGESYFKTNRYHDSIASSTLAIQLQPARDEPYFHLGLSYIAIENLVDGVTNLAKAIEINPDHLGAHINLAHVMLKVGMFDEGWQHHEWRFHESMKNIARFNLPFPQWHNEPIAGKHIFLWVDQGLGDQVMYCSLIPRLVDAGARVTVMAERRLADIFKRSFEIENFFSFDKAGIEEIANSTGQYDYHSPMGSLPAFYLRSFDDFGSGKAFLKPNKTLVEQYTKELKERFPNKKLIGFGWRGGISATRDHARFIDLPLWSPLFSRPECQFINFQYDATPEEIAALDAQGVYTPAIDLRSDIDTVVAFLAALDLYITSDNTNAHLAGAIGIPIWNLIPRAAEWRWFLERDDSPWYQSMRLFRNSELDSWDGCMQKVNLALSDITDV; this comes from the coding sequence TTGCGCGATGCCCATACCAAGGCTATGGAGCTAATTGAAATCGGGGAAAAATATAATCCGGACAATTTGGTCGTACAGTCAGTAAAAGGTGTGGTGTTAAACAGAATGGAACGTTTTGAGGATTCAATTCCTATATTTGAATCTCTGTTAGAAAAAGACACATCAGGTGATAGACACTTTCATGCTCTACTAGGCTTGGGTGAAAGTTATTTTAAAACAAATCGTTATCATGATTCTATTGCCTCCTCCACATTGGCAATACAGCTTCAGCCCGCTCGTGACGAGCCATATTTTCATTTGGGTTTGAGTTATATTGCTATTGAGAATCTTGTGGATGGTGTTACCAATTTAGCTAAAGCTATAGAAATAAATCCTGATCATTTAGGGGCGCATATCAACTTGGCGCATGTTATGTTGAAAGTCGGTATGTTTGATGAGGGTTGGCAGCATCATGAATGGCGTTTTCATGAGTCAATGAAAAATATTGCGCGTTTTAATTTGCCTTTTCCTCAGTGGCATAATGAGCCAATAGCTGGTAAGCACATTTTTCTATGGGTTGATCAGGGCCTGGGTGATCAGGTGATGTACTGTAGTTTAATTCCTCGATTGGTAGACGCCGGCGCAAGAGTGACGGTTATGGCGGAGAGGCGTTTAGCAGATATTTTTAAGCGCAGTTTTGAAATCGAAAACTTTTTCTCATTCGATAAGGCGGGTATTGAAGAAATAGCTAATTCTACGGGCCAGTATGATTATCATTCGCCTATGGGCTCATTGCCGGCGTTTTACTTAAGAAGCTTCGACGACTTCGGTAGTGGAAAAGCTTTTTTAAAACCAAATAAAACCTTGGTTGAGCAATATACTAAAGAATTAAAAGAGCGCTTCCCAAATAAAAAACTTATTGGTTTTGGTTGGCGCGGTGGTATATCAGCCACCCGTGATCATGCTAGGTTTATTGATCTACCACTTTGGTCTCCATTATTTTCTCGTCCAGAATGTCAATTCATTAACTTTCAGTACGATGCCACCCCTGAAGAAATAGCAGCGCTGGATGCGCAAGGTGTATATACCCCTGCAATTGATTTGCGCTCGGATATAGATACCGTTGTGGCGTTTTTGGCGGCGCTGGATCTTTATATCACATCGGATAATACTAATGCGCATCTAGCTGGTGCAATTGGTATTCCTATATGGAATCTGATACCTAGGGCAGCTGAATGGCGATGGTTTTTAGAGCGAGATGATAGTCCGTGGTATCAGAGTATGCGCTTGTTTAGAAATTCTGAGTTGGACTCATGGGATGGGTGTATGCAGAAAGTTAATCTGGCATTATCCGATATCACCGATGTATAG
- the flgL gene encoding flagellar hook-associated protein FlgL, which yields MAVRFSFLQGFNSSLNGILRAQKQTFETQQQVSSGRRIVTPADDPVASARIIQINQELSQLNQYITNADAVENRLALAENQIQQVSNLLVRVRELAIQGGGLALTQSDRQGIAAELDTRLEELVDLANTRDVNGEYIFAGFQGSVKPFERTDAGEFIYNGDDGQRKVQIASSTTIPISDSGKSIFVDIESAQKLIVPTVEARNTGNAFISTSSIDVTIDPADDLNNYERNAYPDDFIVIYDDDAAGLPPAPFYTIYTRADQLDNGTLDTPLATILDTGSPMVIDANAIDGAPASPDITNLGWSITINGSPATGDRFYVGSTEKQSVLTTVGKLSEGMKNLTDSVADELILDRLFSDTLINLDHAEARMSEIKAQIGARQNTLDSVRTLHEGVEQVNQEVLSEIRDLDYAEALSRLTLETFTLEAAQQSFAKISTLSLFNFLR from the coding sequence ATGGCGGTAAGATTTTCTTTCCTGCAAGGTTTTAATAGTAGCTTGAATGGGATTTTGCGGGCGCAAAAGCAAACCTTTGAAACCCAGCAGCAAGTTTCCAGTGGTCGCCGCATTGTTACGCCTGCAGATGACCCGGTGGCATCTGCGCGGATTATTCAAATCAACCAGGAGTTGTCGCAACTGAATCAGTACATCACTAATGCCGATGCAGTTGAAAACCGTTTGGCACTGGCGGAGAATCAGATTCAGCAAGTTTCAAATTTATTAGTCAGAGTTCGGGAGTTGGCGATACAGGGTGGTGGTTTAGCTTTGACTCAAAGTGACCGTCAGGGTATCGCTGCAGAACTGGATACCCGCTTAGAGGAATTAGTGGATTTGGCCAATACCCGGGACGTGAATGGTGAATATATTTTTGCGGGGTTTCAAGGCTCGGTTAAGCCCTTTGAGCGAACTGATGCTGGTGAATTTATCTATAACGGCGATGATGGTCAACGTAAGGTTCAGATTGCCAGTTCCACCACTATTCCGATCAGTGACAGCGGTAAATCTATATTTGTGGATATTGAATCCGCTCAGAAACTCATCGTGCCGACTGTTGAAGCGAGAAACACGGGTAACGCTTTTATCAGTACCAGCAGCATTGATGTCACGATCGATCCTGCGGATGATTTGAATAATTACGAGCGCAACGCCTACCCGGATGATTTTATCGTCATTTACGATGATGATGCTGCAGGGTTGCCACCTGCGCCGTTCTACACAATATATACTCGTGCCGATCAACTGGATAACGGTACTTTAGATACGCCATTAGCGACAATATTGGATACCGGCAGTCCCATGGTTATTGACGCTAACGCGATTGATGGTGCGCCTGCCAGCCCTGATATTACTAACTTAGGTTGGTCGATTACGATTAATGGCTCGCCTGCTACTGGTGATCGGTTTTACGTGGGCTCAACCGAAAAACAAAGTGTTCTGACAACAGTGGGTAAGCTATCTGAAGGGATGAAAAACTTAACCGATTCAGTAGCTGATGAGTTGATATTGGATCGATTATTTAGTGATACTCTGATTAATCTGGATCATGCTGAAGCGAGAATGTCTGAAATCAAGGCGCAAATCGGTGCTCGGCAAAACACTTTGGACAGCGTGCGCACCTTGCATGAAGGTGTGGAGCAGGTAAATCAGGAAGTACTGTCAGAAATACGCGATCTGGATTATGCTGAAGCCTTGAGCAGACTAACCCTTGAAACATTCACGCTCGAGGCAGCGCAACAGAGTTTTGCTAAAATAAGTACTTTGTCGTTGTTTAATTTCCTCCGCTAA
- the flgK gene encoding flagellar hook-associated protein FlgK, which yields MGLLGIGLSGLSNSQTALQVTGNNIANADLPSYSRQRVEVETLPEQLRGPGFIGSGSIVSDITRVVDQFLVTQVRLDTASFNSLDIFNTNIDQVDSLLADEFSGLGPAISNFFAAIEASAQDPTSEPSRQVVLAEADGLAQRINTLTSRLLQQSDLVNAQMSSLTTQVSTLSGGIAALNVKIADEIGRSGGGQPNQLLDQRDELLRQLAELVSVTTVQNGNSLDVFIGNGQPLVIGGDASMLGVEVAPNELGNNDITFVDQNGVTQVITSFISGGKLGGLLEFRDDVISDVVNSLGRLSIGLADSLNQQNSLGVDLDGNIGGDIFRDINAGEIPGQRVLTDSNNSDPSNQSVIATIADITQLTTSDYQLNVIDNNADGVLDYQITRKSDNAVTVVNGVALALPTDTQSFTVDGVTITIDGSTQSALANNDRFYIRPTRSGGLDMAVEMTRVQELAYAAPIVTDAASGNVGSGLITPGVMLEIVDDAGTDFAPANPLYSAPGILASPLLIRFTSATDYTMYEASDPSAPEVLFSGTIIPGQNNNLFSNSLTDTTIPNRYLGFQAAISGIPQAGDEFTIEFNANGSSDNRNAVALGAVRKADILDGGSTNFENSYGSLIEEVGTRSAQADVARDAAQSLLLQSQASRDSMSGVNLDEEAANLIKFEQSYNASAQIISIARQIFDTLLGILR from the coding sequence ATGGGTTTGTTGGGTATTGGCCTTAGTGGTCTAAGTAATAGTCAGACAGCATTACAGGTGACGGGTAACAACATCGCCAATGCTGATTTGCCCAGTTATAGCCGCCAGCGAGTTGAGGTGGAAACCTTACCCGAGCAGTTGCGTGGTCCGGGTTTTATCGGGTCGGGGAGTATCGTTTCTGATATCACTCGCGTAGTCGATCAATTTCTGGTTACGCAGGTACGATTAGATACTGCCAGTTTCAATAGTCTGGATATTTTTAACACCAATATTGATCAGGTGGATTCATTGCTAGCAGATGAATTTAGTGGTTTGGGGCCTGCTATCAGTAATTTTTTTGCGGCTATTGAAGCCAGTGCACAGGATCCTACGTCGGAACCATCGCGACAGGTCGTATTGGCTGAAGCAGATGGTTTAGCGCAGCGAATAAATACCCTAACAAGCCGATTGTTACAGCAGTCTGATTTAGTCAATGCTCAGATGAGTTCATTGACGACACAGGTTTCCACCTTGTCTGGTGGTATCGCCGCATTAAACGTTAAAATTGCGGATGAAATAGGTCGCTCGGGCGGTGGTCAGCCTAATCAATTATTGGATCAACGCGATGAATTACTGCGGCAACTTGCTGAACTGGTCTCGGTAACCACCGTGCAAAATGGCAATTCATTGGATGTCTTTATCGGCAATGGCCAGCCCTTGGTCATTGGTGGCGACGCCTCGATGCTGGGGGTTGAAGTTGCGCCTAATGAGTTAGGCAATAATGATATTACCTTTGTTGATCAGAATGGCGTGACGCAGGTTATTACTAGTTTTATCAGCGGCGGAAAATTAGGTGGTTTGTTAGAGTTTCGCGATGATGTAATCAGCGATGTAGTGAATTCGTTAGGGCGTTTATCCATAGGTTTGGCTGATAGCCTGAATCAGCAGAACAGTTTGGGGGTGGATCTGGATGGCAACATCGGCGGTGATATTTTTCGCGATATTAATGCGGGTGAAATCCCTGGGCAGCGTGTACTTACAGACTCTAATAATTCCGATCCTTCCAATCAATCTGTCATTGCGACTATCGCTGATATTACCCAGTTAACCACTAGCGATTATCAATTAAATGTGATTGATAATAACGCTGACGGCGTGCTTGATTACCAGATAACCAGAAAAAGTGATAATGCTGTGACTGTGGTTAATGGTGTGGCTTTAGCCTTACCTACAGATACGCAAAGCTTCACCGTTGATGGCGTGACTATTACAATTGATGGCAGCACCCAATCGGCTTTAGCCAATAATGATCGCTTTTATATCAGGCCAACACGTAGTGGTGGTTTGGATATGGCGGTTGAAATGACCCGTGTGCAGGAATTGGCCTACGCGGCGCCTATCGTAACCGATGCGGCTTCCGGTAATGTCGGTAGTGGGTTGATTACGCCAGGTGTTATGTTGGAAATTGTTGATGATGCAGGTACAGATTTTGCGCCGGCTAACCCATTGTATTCGGCTCCAGGTATATTAGCTTCGCCGTTGTTAATTCGATTTACTTCGGCGACTGATTACACTATGTATGAAGCGTCGGACCCGTCAGCACCAGAAGTTTTATTTTCCGGTACTATTATCCCGGGGCAAAATAATAATTTATTTTCCAATAGTTTAACCGATACCACTATTCCTAATCGGTATCTCGGTTTTCAGGCCGCCATTAGTGGTATTCCACAGGCTGGTGATGAATTTACAATAGAATTTAATGCCAATGGTTCCTCGGATAACCGCAATGCAGTAGCCTTGGGGGCGGTTCGTAAGGCTGACATCCTTGACGGTGGTTCAACTAATTTTGAAAATTCCTATGGCAGTTTGATTGAGGAGGTGGGTACCCGGTCTGCGCAAGCGGATGTAGCGCGTGATGCCGCACAATCATTATTATTACAATCGCAAGCAAGTCGGGATTCGATGTCCGGGGTTAATTTGGATGAAGAAGCAGCGAATTTAATTAAGTTTGAGCAGTCCTATAATGCATCGGCACAGATTATCAGCATTGCCCGGCAAATCTTCGATACACTGTTAGGTATATTGAGATGA
- the flgJ gene encoding flagellar assembly peptidoglycan hydrolase FlgJ, producing the protein MMNSSSQVSTYATSAAANYGAQASDSYTDLSSLNAIRDLGRENKNQALEQVAKQFESMMTRMMMKSMRSANEVFAEGNYLSSHEGDMYQEMFDDQMALSLSQGRGLGIAEVMVRQLKGRFGESDKSLKSAGLNQYLANRHTAKADVVGLTTAKAEAQETNQQLAKNASKPMLFDGSSEKFIEYLYPMAEKAAKKLGVEPEFLLAQAALETGWGKKVTGLGEKTSFNFFNIKADQRWQGSTVTVPTLEIKNGVAVKEIAAFRAYSSPEQSFNDYAEFISQSPRYQQALQAENSEQYIQSLEAAGYATDPNYSEKIIRIINSTDFTAAGNVNKPAQLAMVGE; encoded by the coding sequence ATGATGAATTCATCCAGCCAGGTATCGACTTACGCTACTAGTGCAGCCGCCAACTATGGCGCACAGGCTAGCGATTCCTATACTGATTTATCCAGCCTGAATGCGATTCGTGATTTGGGGAGAGAAAATAAAAATCAGGCATTAGAGCAAGTTGCCAAACAGTTCGAGTCAATGATGACGCGGATGATGATGAAAAGTATGCGTTCGGCTAATGAAGTATTTGCGGAAGGTAATTATTTGTCCAGCCACGAAGGCGATATGTATCAGGAAATGTTTGACGATCAAATGGCACTGTCTTTATCGCAGGGACGAGGTTTGGGTATTGCTGAGGTAATGGTACGACAGTTAAAAGGACGATTCGGTGAGAGTGATAAATCGTTAAAGAGTGCCGGGTTAAATCAGTATTTGGCTAATCGCCATACTGCTAAAGCCGATGTGGTGGGTTTAACTACCGCCAAAGCTGAAGCGCAAGAAACAAATCAACAGCTGGCTAAGAATGCCAGCAAGCCAATGCTGTTCGATGGCAGCAGCGAAAAATTCATTGAATACCTGTATCCGATGGCCGAAAAAGCGGCGAAAAAATTAGGCGTAGAACCTGAGTTTTTATTGGCGCAAGCGGCACTGGAAACCGGTTGGGGTAAAAAGGTTACTGGGTTGGGCGAGAAAACCAGTTTTAATTTTTTCAATATTAAAGCGGATCAACGTTGGCAGGGTAGTACTGTTACTGTGCCTACACTGGAAATTAAGAATGGTGTGGCGGTAAAAGAGATCGCAGCATTTCGCGCTTACTCATCACCCGAGCAGAGTTTCAATGACTATGCAGAATTTATTAGTCAAAGCCCGCGCTATCAGCAGGCGTTGCAGGCGGAAAATTCTGAGCAGTATATCCAGTCATTAGAAGCGGCGGGTTACGCGACAGACCCGAATTACAGTGAAAAAATCATTCGCATTATTAACAGCACAGATTTTACTGCCGCAGGTAATGTAAATAAGCCTGCGCAATTAGCAATGGTTGGCGAATAA
- a CDS encoding flagellar basal body P-ring protein FlgI: protein MVLMAFWTTMYSAQADRLKDLASIAGVRDNPLIGYGLVVGLDGTGDQTTQTPFTTQAFRSMLQQLGIALPEGQSFQLKNVAAVTIHAVLPAFSKPGQNIDVQVSSIGNSKSLRGGSLLMSPLKGADGQVYAIAQGELIVGGFGADGADGSSVTVNIPSAGRIPNGAIVERAIANSFSAGSHLTLNLNRSDFTTARRVAESINELLGPDVARASDATSIHVTAPRDANQRVAFVSLLENVHVDPGKAPARVVINSRTGTIVVGEHVRVRSGAVTHGSLTVTITNSSQVSQPNALAGGRTVVVPQSDVSVTEENSRMFALEETTTLDELVRAVNEVGAAPGDLMAILEALKQAGALQAELIVI, encoded by the coding sequence ATGGTATTAATGGCGTTTTGGACCACTATGTATTCTGCTCAGGCCGATCGCTTGAAGGATTTGGCGTCTATTGCAGGAGTGCGTGATAACCCCTTAATTGGTTACGGTTTAGTGGTGGGTCTGGATGGCACGGGTGATCAGACAACACAAACGCCTTTTACTACGCAAGCGTTTCGTTCAATGTTGCAACAATTAGGTATAGCGCTACCAGAAGGGCAGTCGTTTCAATTGAAAAATGTCGCTGCGGTTACTATTCATGCGGTATTACCTGCTTTTTCCAAGCCCGGTCAAAATATTGATGTGCAGGTGTCTTCAATCGGCAACTCAAAAAGCTTGCGCGGTGGCAGCTTGTTAATGTCGCCACTTAAGGGCGCTGACGGGCAAGTTTATGCCATTGCCCAGGGTGAATTGATTGTCGGTGGTTTTGGTGCCGATGGTGCAGACGGTTCAAGCGTCACAGTAAATATCCCCAGTGCCGGGCGTATTCCCAATGGTGCCATTGTAGAGCGGGCGATTGCGAATAGTTTCTCTGCGGGTTCGCATTTAACGTTGAATCTAAATCGTTCCGACTTCACTACCGCCCGTCGTGTTGCCGAAAGTATTAATGAGTTATTAGGTCCCGATGTAGCAAGAGCATCGGATGCCACATCTATCCATGTAACTGCCCCGCGCGATGCCAACCAACGCGTAGCATTTGTATCACTATTGGAAAATGTGCATGTGGATCCCGGTAAAGCGCCAGCGCGAGTAGTGATTAACTCGCGAACCGGCACCATTGTTGTGGGTGAGCATGTACGGGTGCGTTCCGGCGCGGTTACCCACGGTAGTTTGACCGTGACGATTACGAATAGCAGTCAGGTTAGTCAGCCCAATGCATTGGCTGGCGGTCGTACGGTTGTGGTACCGCAGTCGGATGTCAGTGTCACCGAAGAAAACAGCCGTATGTTTGCCTTGGAGGAAACCACCACGCTGGATGAATTGGTACGTGCAGTGAATGAAGTGGGCGCGGCACCAGGTGATTTGATGGCCATTCTGGAAGCGCTGAAACAAGCCGGTGCTTTACAAGCCGAACTGATAGTTATTTAA
- the flgH gene encoding flagellar basal body L-ring protein FlgH, producing MNIGKQNGFVKVAAVLMLLQGCTIGPQPVPDDPRYAPVIPASTEIPSPNLGGIYRPGFSVSLFEDRRATRVGDVISVILSERTQSSKTADTEITKENSISIDAGTIMGVTPSMGNYNLATAVEQDRELTGEAASDQSNSLNGSIAVTVAEILPNGLMMVRGEKWMTLNRGEEFIRISGLVRPEDIQPDNTILSTRLADARITYSGTGELADSNKQGWASRFFNSEYWPF from the coding sequence ATGAATATAGGCAAGCAAAACGGTTTCGTGAAAGTGGCAGCAGTCTTGATGTTATTACAGGGTTGCACCATTGGTCCCCAGCCAGTACCCGATGATCCACGTTATGCACCAGTCATTCCTGCGTCAACGGAAATCCCGTCGCCTAATCTTGGCGGTATCTATCGTCCTGGTTTTTCTGTGTCGTTGTTTGAAGATCGTCGAGCTACCAGAGTTGGCGATGTGATTTCGGTAATTTTAAGTGAGCGCACTCAGTCTAGCAAAACAGCGGATACCGAAATCACCAAGGAAAATTCGATCTCTATAGATGCTGGCACGATAATGGGAGTGACACCCAGTATGGGTAATTACAACCTGGCGACAGCGGTGGAACAGGATCGTGAGCTTACCGGCGAAGCTGCAAGCGACCAGAGTAATAGCTTGAACGGTAGTATCGCTGTGACGGTTGCCGAGATATTGCCTAACGGTTTGATGATGGTGCGCGGTGAGAAATGGATGACCTTGAATCGTGGTGAAGAGTTTATTCGCATCTCTGGGCTGGTGAGACCGGAAGATATTCAGCCTGACAATACGATTTTGTCTACCCGTTTAGCGGATGCCAGAATAACCTATAGCGGTACCGGTGAGTTGGCTGATTCCAATAAGCAGGGTTGGGCATCGCGATTCTTTAATAGTGAATACTGGCCGTTTTAA
- the flgG gene encoding flagellar basal-body rod protein FlgG, translating into MNQSLWISKTGLSAQDTRLATISNNLANAATVGYKRDSVVFEDLLYQIRRQPGAQSSQNTQLPSGLQVGTGVRVIGTQKEFSPGSVEITEKPLDLAIVGRGFFEILLPDGSSAYTRNGQFQINADGQVVTARGMVLQPAITVPEDAQSISISSDGIVEATVANSPAAQNLGQLTVTNFVNPTGLQAIGSNMYTETAASGTPQQGQPGNQGLGSIEQGSLENSNVDVVEELVSMITTQRTYEMNSKVISTADQMLQYISQNL; encoded by the coding sequence ATGAATCAATCATTATGGATCAGTAAGACCGGTTTAAGCGCTCAGGATACGCGCTTGGCTACGATTTCTAACAATCTGGCCAATGCGGCGACGGTAGGTTACAAGCGCGACAGTGTGGTGTTTGAAGATCTGCTGTATCAAATCCGTCGTCAACCAGGTGCGCAATCGTCACAGAATACCCAGCTGCCTTCTGGTTTGCAGGTAGGTACGGGTGTGCGGGTAATCGGTACCCAGAAAGAATTTTCTCCCGGTAGCGTTGAGATTACTGAAAAGCCGTTGGATTTAGCCATCGTTGGTCGCGGCTTTTTTGAAATCCTGTTACCCGATGGCAGTTCGGCTTATACCCGTAATGGACAATTCCAGATTAATGCAGACGGTCAGGTGGTAACTGCAAGAGGTATGGTGTTGCAACCAGCAATTACTGTCCCTGAAGACGCACAAAGCATCTCTATCAGTTCTGACGGTATTGTTGAGGCGACCGTAGCCAATAGCCCGGCAGCGCAAAACTTAGGGCAATTAACGGTAACTAATTTTGTTAATCCCACCGGTTTGCAGGCGATTGGTTCCAACATGTACACCGAAACTGCTGCCAGTGGTACGCCACAGCAAGGCCAGCCAGGTAATCAAGGTTTAGGGAGTATTGAGCAGGGCTCGCTGGAAAATTCCAATGTCGACGTAGTGGAAGAGTTGGTTAGCATGATCACTACTCAGCGTACCTATGAAATGAATTCAAAAGTCATTTCTACCGCCGATCAAATGCTGCAATACATTTCGCAGAATTTATAA